One region of Zingiber officinale cultivar Zhangliang chromosome 7B, Zo_v1.1, whole genome shotgun sequence genomic DNA includes:
- the LOC122006028 gene encoding splicing factor U2af large subunit B-like isoform X2, producing the protein MFPNMFALAAGQIPAIPIMPMQAMTQQATRHARRVYVGGLSPTANEQTVATFFSQVMFAIGGNTAGPGDAVVNVYINHEKKFAFVEMRTVEEASNAMALDGIIFEGAPVKVRRPSDYNPSLAAALGPSQPNPNLNLAAVGLSPGSAAGLEGPDRVFVGGLPYYFTEVQVRELLESFGPLRGFDLVKDRETGNSKGYAFCVYQDLSVTDIACAALNGIKMGDKTLTVRRANQGTTQPRPEHENILLQAQQQVALQKLVYQAGSLPTKVVCLTQVVTPDELRDDEEYEDILEDMRGEGGKYDKLVSIVIPRPGPNGEPAPGVGKVFMEFDDIDGSTKARLGLNGRKFGGNEVVAVFYSESKFAQGDYDG; encoded by the exons ATGTTCCCTAACATGTTTGCTTTGGCAGCTGGACAG ATTCCTGCAATCCCTATAATGCCAATGCAAGCCATGACTCAACAG gcTACTCGACATGCTCGTCGTGTATATGTTGGTGGTCTTTCACCAACTGCTAATGAGCAG ACAGTTGCAACGTTTTTTAGTCAGGTGATGTTTGCTATTGGAGGGAATACAGCTGGTCCAG GTGATGCCGTTGTTAATGTTTACATAAACCATGAGAAGAAATTTGCATTTGTAGAAATGAGAACAGTTGAAGAAGCAAGCAATGCAATGGCATTGGATGGCATTATTTTTGAG GGTGCTCCAGTGAAGGTTAGAAGGCCGAGTGATTATAACCCTTCCCTTGCAGCTGCACTTGGTCCCAGCCAACCTAATCCCAATCTTAACCTCGCGGCAGTAGGACTGTCACCTGGTTCTGCTGCTGGCCTCGAAGGACCTGATCGGGTTTTTGTGGGTGGTCTTCCGTACTATTTCACTGAAGTGCAAGTTAGAGAGTTACTTGAATCCTTTGGGCCTCTTCGAGGTTTTGATCTTGTCAAGGATAGGGAAACTGGCAATTCAAAAGGATATGCATTTTGTGTCTACCAAGACCTCTCTGTCACTGATATTGCTTGTGCGGCTCTTAATGGTATCAAGATGGGTGATAAAACTCTTACAGTAAGGCGTGCAAACCAAGGCACTACACAGCCAAGGCCAGAACATGAAAACATACTATTACAAGCCCAACAACAGGTTGCACTACAG AAACTTGTGTACCAGGCTGGATCGCTTCCTACAAAGGTGGTATGCTTAACTCAGGTGGTTACTCCAGATGAACTGAGAGATGATGAGGAATATGAAGACATATTGGAAGATATGAGGGGAGAAGGTGGAAAATATG ATAAGTTGGTCAGTATTGTAATTCCACGTCCTGGACCGAACGGAGAGCCAGCCCCTGGTGTTGGAAAG GTATTTATGGAGTTCGACGATATTGACGGTTCTACCAAAGCCAGGCTAGGACTAAATGGAAGAAAGTTTGGAGGGAACGAAGTTGTGGCAGTCTTTTATTCCGAGAGCAAGTTTGCCCAAGGCGACTATGATGGCTAA